From the genome of Pseudomonas yamanorum, one region includes:
- the ppa gene encoding inorganic diphosphatase, with translation MSYSKIPAGKDLPNDIYVAIEIPANHAPIKYEIDKDSDCLFVDRFMATPMFYPANYGFIPNTLADDGDPLDVLVVTPYPVTPGSVIRARPVGILNMTDDGGGDAKVIAVPHDKLSQLYVDVKEYTDLPPLLLEQIKHFFENYKDLEKGKWVKIDGWGNADAARAEIMKSVAAYKG, from the coding sequence ATGAGCTACAGCAAGATTCCGGCTGGCAAAGACCTGCCGAACGACATCTACGTCGCCATCGAGATTCCGGCCAACCACGCGCCGATCAAATACGAAATCGACAAAGACAGCGACTGCCTGTTCGTTGACCGTTTCATGGCCACCCCGATGTTCTACCCGGCCAACTACGGTTTCATCCCCAATACCCTGGCAGACGACGGTGACCCCCTCGACGTGCTGGTCGTGACCCCTTACCCGGTTACCCCAGGCTCGGTTATCCGCGCACGCCCGGTCGGCATCCTGAACATGACTGACGACGGCGGCGGCGATGCCAAAGTTATCGCAGTGCCACACGACAAGCTGTCCCAGCTGTATGTCGACGTGAAGGAATACACCGATCTGCCGCCACTGCTGCTGGAACAGATCAAACACTTCTTCGAGAACTACAAAGACCTCGAAAAAGGCAAATGGGTGAAGATCGACGGTTGGGGCAACGCAGACGCCGCCCGCGCCGAGATCATGAAGTCGGTCGCTGCCTACAAAGGCTGA
- a CDS encoding MerR family transcriptional regulator, with protein MYIGKAAQLSGTTIKAIRHYEAIGLLPPPQREGRYRIYSTQSVELLTFIKCAQQLGFKLKELQAILGGHPGDGLPWELADKAITNKKQELVRQIEALQKMHKGLVEFEASLKDAQGQCSAPLKTPLQSMS; from the coding sequence ATGTACATCGGCAAAGCCGCGCAACTATCGGGCACAACCATCAAAGCGATTCGTCACTATGAGGCCATCGGCCTGTTGCCGCCGCCGCAGCGGGAAGGTCGTTATCGCATTTACTCCACGCAAAGTGTCGAGCTGCTGACGTTCATCAAGTGCGCTCAGCAGTTGGGTTTCAAGCTCAAGGAGTTGCAGGCGATTCTGGGTGGGCATCCTGGTGATGGCTTGCCCTGGGAGCTGGCGGACAAGGCAATCACCAACAAAAAGCAGGAACTGGTGAGGCAAATCGAAGCGCTGCAAAAGATGCACAAGGGATTGGTCGAATTTGAAGCCAGTCTCAAGGACGCTCAGGGTCAATGCAGCGCACCACTGAAAACGCCACTGCAGTCAATGAGCTGA
- a CDS encoding NAD(P)H-dependent oxidoreductase: MSQRILVILGHPSSTSFCSALTDTYITSAKTAGHEVCVLRLGDLTFDPILHNGYSQAQPLEPDLLNAQSDILWANHLTFVFPIWWGGIPALMKGFIDRIFLSGFAFKYRKGKAFPDKLLKGRTAHLLVTLDTPAWYYRWFYRMPALHQMRKTTLEFCGIQPIKTLQFGPVLGSTPAQREQWLKQAGALFVKRTFHVHRQSRATIGHNHQSDSSL; the protein is encoded by the coding sequence ATGAGCCAACGCATCCTGGTCATCCTCGGCCACCCTTCCAGCACCAGCTTCTGCTCCGCCCTCACCGACACCTACATCACCAGCGCCAAAACCGCCGGCCACGAAGTATGCGTCCTACGCCTGGGCGACCTGACTTTCGACCCCATCCTGCACAACGGCTACAGCCAGGCCCAGCCACTGGAACCCGACCTGCTCAACGCCCAATCCGACATCTTGTGGGCCAATCACCTGACGTTTGTTTTCCCCATCTGGTGGGGTGGCATTCCGGCATTGATGAAGGGGTTTATCGACCGAATTTTCCTATCCGGTTTCGCCTTCAAATACCGCAAAGGCAAGGCCTTCCCCGACAAACTCCTGAAGGGCCGAACCGCGCATTTGCTGGTGACCCTGGACACGCCGGCGTGGTATTACAGGTGGTTCTACCGCATGCCCGCGCTGCATCAGATGCGCAAGACGACGCTGGAGTTTTGTGGCATCCAGCCGATCAAGACATTGCAGTTCGGGCCGGTGTTGGGCTCTACGCCAGCACAGCGGGAACAGTGGCTGAAACAGGCCGGCGCACTCTTTGTGAAAAGGACTTTTCATGTACATCGGCAAAGCCGCGCAACTATCGGGCACAACCATCAAAGCGATTCGTCACTATGA
- a CDS encoding DUF6124 family protein — translation MVKVTPDPPAFHKSLLRDTDASRRVIDHYLKAPDAQPSPNPFTVDDELSFEDALAHAAELLHCAVATAQASTEPLNGAQRAVMHLVEMSKVVVDRALDCLQPR, via the coding sequence ATGGTCAAAGTTACCCCCGATCCACCCGCATTCCATAAATCCTTACTTCGTGACACTGACGCCTCGCGCCGAGTGATTGATCACTACCTGAAAGCGCCGGACGCGCAGCCGTCCCCCAATCCGTTTACCGTTGATGACGAGCTGAGTTTCGAAGATGCGCTGGCCCATGCTGCCGAGTTGCTGCATTGCGCCGTGGCGACCGCCCAGGCGTCGACCGAGCCGCTGAACGGCGCGCAGCGGGCGGTGATGCATTTGGTGGAGATGTCGAAGGTGGTGGTGGATAGGGCGTTGGATTGCTTGCAGCCGAGGTGA
- a CDS encoding LexA family transcriptional regulator codes for MNTSGDRLRVLLREVHLSASDFAKNRDVTPQHVNNWFKRGVPMGRLNEIAELLCVTSRWLRTGEGPKHPPVNYQLDGPDADHSHRIARESTGNYITHPVSGLVKIDVEIPLHPTFTSTESIRLSLHALETIGVSPERALGAYMVGNSMIDIIQDGSTLAIDCGRKQIIDGEIYAVQHDGMLRIKYLYNRPGGGLRMRSHNSAEHPDEFLTYEQRHEQNFEILGWVFWWATLNNRRPPVPLDEHLLGYEGSKSDLELGN; via the coding sequence ATGAATACATCAGGTGATCGCTTAAGAGTGCTATTACGGGAAGTTCATCTTTCCGCTTCCGACTTCGCCAAGAACCGCGATGTTACGCCTCAACACGTAAACAACTGGTTCAAACGCGGCGTCCCCATGGGCCGACTCAACGAGATCGCAGAACTGCTGTGCGTCACCAGCCGTTGGCTGCGTACCGGCGAAGGCCCCAAACATCCACCCGTCAACTACCAACTGGACGGCCCCGATGCAGACCACTCCCACCGTATCGCCAGGGAAAGCACTGGCAACTACATCACCCACCCGGTCTCCGGCCTGGTAAAAATCGACGTGGAGATTCCCCTCCACCCCACCTTCACCTCAACCGAAAGCATCCGCCTCTCTCTGCACGCCCTTGAAACCATCGGCGTAAGCCCGGAGCGGGCACTCGGTGCCTACATGGTCGGCAACAGCATGATCGACATCATCCAGGACGGAAGTACCCTCGCCATCGACTGTGGCCGCAAACAGATCATCGACGGCGAAATCTACGCGGTACAGCACGATGGAATGCTAAGGATCAAATACCTCTACAACCGCCCCGGAGGCGGCCTGCGGATGCGCAGCCACAACAGCGCCGAGCATCCGGACGAGTTTTTGACCTACGAACAGCGGCACGAGCAGAACTTTGAGATTCTGGGTTGGGTATTCTGGTGGGCGACACTGAATAACCGCCGCCCGCCGGTGCCGCTGGATGAGCATTTATTAGGCTACGAAGGCTCTAAATCGGATCTGGAGCTGGGAAATTGA